One Methanococcus aeolicus Nankai-3 DNA segment encodes these proteins:
- the tgtA gene encoding tRNA guanosine(15) transglycosylase TgtA produces MFEIKHRDAMGRIGKLKINGKIIETPTIMPVVHPNPKKQTVSIEKIEKLASVIITNSYIINTNPELKKIAEEKGIHNLIGFDKVIVTDSGSFQLSVYGEITVEPEEIIEFQEKIGVDVGTILDIPTAPYVQREQAEEELKETLRRAELSVKLRDEKNYKLLLNGTIQGSTYMDLRQESAKKMKELDFDIYPIGAVVPLMENYDYAQVIEIILNSKKELPTNKPVHLFGCGHPMMFALSVALGCDLFDSAAYALYAKDGRYLTESGTLHLEDLKDLEKFPCSCPVCIEYTPKELAKMEKRKRTELLAEHNLYITFEEINRIKQAIKDGNLWELVEERCRAHPKLLEAYRKALEYNEFIEEFDPITKKSAFFYGGYESLYRPEIIRHKKRLERIKSDNIYITTISNDINRPYSENTNMMDSDALVLIKDDLFGLVPLSIDTVYPLSQCDNPKLYCYEKIHNNEFVEEFKQNNKDKIMDITSYNYYINHYTSNANKNKVGSDAIRINNMIQYQYGFKLNDEELKKLIIKRSKKTNRIRNVLIPTDGNNKEVLFTLRSNDNLLIPAKEGAKLIHEKLPFPKYRVVIDSEVEEFARDGKSVFSKFVINCDKELRPYEEVIIVNENDELLAYGTTLLNGKELGEFNYGAAVSVRSGFK; encoded by the coding sequence ATGTTTGAAATAAAACACAGAGATGCCATGGGCAGAATCGGAAAATTAAAAATAAATGGAAAAATAATAGAAACTCCAACAATTATGCCTGTTGTTCATCCAAATCCAAAAAAACAGACTGTTTCAATAGAAAAAATTGAAAAATTAGCATCCGTAATTATAACCAATTCATATATTATTAATACCAATCCAGAATTAAAAAAAATAGCAGAAGAAAAAGGAATTCATAATTTAATAGGATTTGATAAGGTAATAGTTACAGATAGTGGTTCATTCCAATTAAGTGTATATGGAGAAATTACCGTTGAACCAGAAGAAATAATTGAATTTCAAGAAAAAATCGGCGTAGATGTTGGAACAATATTGGACATTCCAACAGCACCATATGTACAGAGAGAACAGGCCGAAGAAGAATTAAAAGAAACTCTTAGAAGAGCAGAATTATCTGTAAAGTTAAGAGATGAAAAAAATTATAAATTATTATTAAATGGAACTATTCAAGGTTCTACCTACATGGATTTAAGGCAGGAAAGTGCTAAAAAAATGAAGGAATTGGATTTTGATATATATCCAATTGGGGCTGTTGTTCCATTAATGGAAAATTATGATTATGCTCAAGTTATTGAAATAATATTAAATTCTAAAAAGGAGCTCCCTACAAATAAACCTGTGCATTTGTTTGGTTGCGGACATCCTATGATGTTTGCCCTATCTGTGGCATTAGGATGCGATTTATTTGACAGTGCTGCTTATGCATTATATGCAAAAGATGGACGATATTTAACAGAATCAGGCACCCTTCATTTAGAGGATTTAAAAGATTTAGAAAAATTCCCATGTTCATGTCCTGTATGTATTGAATATACTCCAAAGGAATTGGCAAAAATGGAAAAACGCAAAAGAACTGAATTATTAGCCGAACACAATTTATACATTACATTTGAGGAAATTAACAGAATTAAACAGGCAATTAAAGACGGTAATTTATGGGAGCTTGTAGAGGAAAGATGTAGGGCACATCCAAAATTATTGGAGGCATATAGAAAAGCATTAGAATATAATGAATTTATCGAAGAATTCGACCCCATTACAAAAAAATCTGCCTTCTTTTACGGAGGATATGAAAGTTTATATCGTCCAGAAATTATAAGGCATAAAAAACGATTAGAAAGAATAAAATCAGACAATATATATATTACAACAATATCGAACGATATTAATAGACCATACAGCGAAAATACAAATATGATGGATAGCGATGCACTGGTCCTTATTAAAGATGATTTATTTGGATTAGTGCCTTTATCAATTGATACAGTTTATCCACTGTCCCAATGCGATAATCCAAAGTTATATTGTTATGAAAAAATACATAACAATGAGTTTGTTGAGGAATTTAAACAAAATAACAAAGATAAAATAATGGATATAACTTCATATAATTACTATATAAATCATTATACTTCCAACGCCAACAAAAATAAAGTAGGTAGTGACGCCATCAGAATAAACAATATGATTCAATATCAATATGGATTTAAATTAAATGATGAGGAATTAAAAAAATTAATAATAAAAAGAAGTAAAAAAACAAATAGAATTAGAAATGTCCTTATACCAACAGATGGAAACAACAAAGAAGTATTATTTACACTTCGTTCAAATGATAATTTATTAATTCCTGCAAAAGAGGGGGCAAAATTAATTCATGAAAAATTACCATTTCCAAAATATAGGGTTGTAATTGATAGCGAAGTTGAGGAATTTGCAAGAGATGGAAAATCCGTATTTTCTAAATTTGTAATAAACTGCGATAAGGAATTAAGGCCTTATGAGGAAGTAATTATTGTAAATGAAAATGATGAATTACTTGCCTATGGAACAACATTATTAAATGGTAAAGAATTAGGGGAATTTAATTATGGTGCTGCTGTTAGTGTAAGAAGTGGATTTAAATGA
- a CDS encoding class III signal peptide-containing protein, which translates to MNLLKNKKGQTSLEFSMVLLVIVLLSVVSIYNFLNDNFDEEDKTINKIEVGVTKAVSFVNSRVNGTYVKYPISYLGMSYNENKTNISIYIRNGSSVNLYTKNFINSTIYNDQNINYSKYKINIYYVD; encoded by the coding sequence ATGAATCTACTAAAAAATAAAAAAGGTCAAACATCCCTTGAATTTTCAATGGTATTGCTTGTCATAGTATTACTTTCAGTGGTATCCATATATAACTTTTTAAATGATAATTTTGACGAAGAAGATAAAACAATAAATAAAATAGAAGTTGGAGTGACGAAAGCCGTTAGTTTTGTAAATTCAAGAGTTAATGGCACATATGTAAAATATCCAATATCCTATTTAGGTATGTCATATAATGAAAATAAAACCAACATTAGCATATATATAAGAAATGGTAGTTCCGTAAATCTATATACTAAAAATTTTATAAATTCCACAATATATAATGACCAAAATATAAATTATTCAAAATATAAAATAAATATATATTATGTAGATTAA
- a CDS encoding DUF1894 domain-containing protein has translation MACIDNYSYNIILKGSFKECAKYIKDNYKSIRELQAGDEVIEGVMLIGKPPIPVAYEEDYIIFPYTKPCHGSYVLKVPLEEYIESETKNKKNKKEEENSDSKNKSMISKLKFW, from the coding sequence ATGGCGTGTATCGACAATTACAGTTATAATATAATATTAAAAGGCTCGTTTAAAGAATGTGCAAAATATATTAAAGATAACTATAAAAGTATCAGGGAGCTCCAAGCAGGCGATGAAGTGATAGAAGGAGTAATGCTAATAGGAAAGCCACCAATACCTGTGGCGTATGAAGAAGACTACATAATATTCCCATATACAAAACCTTGTCATGGTAGCTATGTTTTAAAGGTGCCGTTGGAGGAATATATTGAAAGCGAAACAAAAAATAAAAAAAATAAAAAAGAAGAAGAAAATTCCGATAGCAAAAATAAAAGTATGATATCTAAATTAAAATTTTGGTAG
- a CDS encoding DUF1890 domain-containing protein gives MRVMILLGCPEPPVLIPSCISLINMLKEKGCEVVISANPAALKLIESADPEKYYLKDVGAQSIDGGLKNKFPVDLIIGMAHNDAAVNYIITYKSVYDAKTVAMVFGKNINNELIEDLMDEEIPCQTAKAFHNPTPVIVKLKKIVEEYV, from the coding sequence TTGAGAGTTATGATATTATTGGGCTGTCCTGAGCCCCCCGTATTAATTCCTTCCTGTATTTCCCTTATTAATATGTTAAAAGAGAAAGGTTGCGAAGTTGTAATTTCCGCAAATCCTGCGGCTTTAAAATTGATTGAATCGGCTGATCCTGAAAAATATTATTTAAAGGATGTAGGGGCCCAAAGCATAGATGGAGGATTAAAAAATAAGTTTCCAGTAGATTTAATAATTGGAATGGCACATAATGATGCTGCTGTTAATTATATAATCACATATAAATCAGTATATGATGCAAAAACTGTTGCAATGGTATTTGGAAAAAATATTAACAATGAATTAATAGAGGATTTAATGGATGAAGAAATACCATGTCAAACTGCCAAAGCATTCCACAACCCAACCCCAGTAATTGTAAAATTAAAAAAGATTGTTGAGGAATATGTTTAA
- the priS gene encoding DNA primase catalytic subunit PriS: protein MFNENINIEEINPLFNEIKKLYRQYFEYSIKRKWLEVPADIQYREIGYGYLKKVDDRNIVFNNEMDYKKWVLKKSPFHLYKSLTYTELPEKKGGASQKRLIKREIAFDIDVHMTKRCTHKDEGWICEHCLEEAKNQTHILIDEFLIPDFGLSPKDLRIVFSGNRGYHIYLNPTDEEIKNTIEHWSRYQRRYFIEYILGKNLNLNIVGSGWRRRILKQFKEKTPKLGTKQFEKNPNWKAIIDKKSNANKIMDRINYTKNRLELDEKVMEDDIRLLRTIGSLHGYTGFMVKEIKYHSLEVFNPLNHAVFSKFHKKYEKYYVVKINQKLDDLTINGETYNHKNTEIPPSYLLFLFGHNIDMEVKNIQ from the coding sequence ATGTTTAATGAAAATATAAACATAGAAGAGATAAATCCATTATTTAATGAAATAAAAAAATTATATCGTCAATATTTTGAATATTCCATTAAAAGAAAATGGTTAGAAGTTCCAGCAGATATACAATATAGAGAAATTGGATATGGATATTTAAAAAAAGTAGATGATAGAAATATTGTTTTTAATAATGAAATGGACTATAAAAAATGGGTTTTAAAAAAATCCCCATTTCATTTATATAAATCTTTAACATACACGGAGCTCCCTGAAAAAAAAGGAGGGGCGTCTCAAAAAAGATTGATAAAAAGAGAAATAGCCTTTGATATTGATGTCCATATGACAAAACGATGCACCCACAAAGATGAAGGTTGGATATGTGAGCACTGTTTAGAGGAGGCAAAAAACCAAACCCATATATTAATTGACGAGTTTTTAATACCTGATTTTGGTTTGTCTCCAAAAGATTTAAGAATTGTTTTCTCTGGAAATAGGGGGTACCATATATATCTTAATCCAACAGATGAAGAAATAAAAAACACAATAGAGCATTGGAGTAGATATCAAAGAAGATATTTTATAGAATATATACTCGGAAAAAATTTAAATTTAAATATCGTAGGTAGTGGTTGGAGAAGAAGAATATTAAAACAATTTAAAGAGAAAACCCCCAAATTGGGAACAAAACAATTTGAAAAAAATCCTAATTGGAAGGCCATTATTGATAAAAAAAGTAATGCCAATAAAATAATGGATAGGATAAATTATACTAAAAATAGGTTGGAATTAGATGAAAAAGTAATGGAAGATGATATTAGATTATTGAGAACTATTGGGTCATTGCATGGTTATACTGGTTTTATGGTTAAAGAAATAAAATATCATTCTTTGGAAGTTTTTAATCCATTAAATCATGCGGTTTTTTCTAAATTCCATAAAAAATATGAAAAATATTATGTCGTAAAAATAAATCAAAAATTAGACGATTTAACCATAAATGGGGAAACCTACAACCATAAAAATACAGAAATACCGCCAAGTTATTTATTATTTTTATTTGGGCATAATATAGATATGGAAGTTAAAAATATACAATAA
- the bioD gene encoding dethiobiotin synthase encodes MIFITGTDTGVGKTFVSKIIGKHLKYKENINTGYLKPIESGGIEDTATLKEALNLDENLNILNPVNLKNPLSPNIAAEIENKPIDLVEIKKSFDLLKNKYDFLIIEGAGGVAVPIKYNSFLMSDLIVYLGAPAIIVSRPDLGTINHTLLTIEHLRNKGILVKGVIINCINELDTVLHYEKTFETINRCGNVEIIGIVKNENEYNINFDKIIG; translated from the coding sequence ATGATATTTATAACGGGAACTGACACAGGAGTAGGAAAAACCTTTGTTTCTAAAATAATCGGAAAACACTTAAAATACAAAGAAAATATAAACACAGGATATTTAAAACCAATAGAATCGGGAGGTATCGAGGATACGGCAACCTTAAAAGAGGCTTTAAATTTAGATGAGAATTTAAATATATTAAATCCAGTGAATTTAAAAAACCCATTATCTCCGAATATTGCCGCTGAAATAGAAAATAAACCAATAGATTTAGTAGAAATAAAAAAATCTTTTGATTTATTAAAAAATAAATATGATTTTTTGATTATTGAAGGTGCTGGGGGGGTGGCAGTTCCAATAAAATACAATAGCTTTTTGATGTCTGATTTGATTGTTTATTTGGGAGCTCCTGCCATAATAGTATCAAGACCTGATTTAGGGACTATAAACCATACCCTTTTAACAATTGAACATTTAAGAAATAAAGGAATATTGGTAAAAGGAGTTATAATAAACTGTATTAATGAGCTGGATACTGTTTTACATTACGAAAAAACTTTTGAAACGATAAATAGATGCGGAAATGTGGAAATTATTGGAATTGTTAAAAATGAAAATGAATATAACATTAATTTTGATAAAATAATTGGATAG